The following proteins are co-located in the Paracoccaceae bacterium Fryx2 genome:
- the istB gene encoding IS21-like element helper ATPase IstB, producing the protein MLTHPTHDRLLALGLTGIASALEEQRRSTAFDALSFEERLGLLVDREAAERDTKKLASRLKFAALRQDASVEDLDLRSPRGLDRSVMAHLADGGWIARHENLLITGPTGLGKSWIACALGHKACRDGRPVLYQRAPRMFEALALARGDGRHERILKTIARMDVLIIDDWGLAVLTAPERRDLLEILEDRHGRASTIVTSQLPVDQWHEAIGDPTLADAILDRLVHNAHRLTLSGESLRRRSAVTKKLDQIVQA; encoded by the coding sequence ATGCTGACCCATCCCACCCACGACCGACTGTTGGCGCTCGGCCTGACCGGCATTGCATCGGCGCTCGAAGAACAACGCAGGTCAACCGCCTTCGACGCCCTCTCGTTCGAAGAGCGTCTCGGCCTGCTGGTCGACCGCGAGGCTGCAGAGCGCGACACCAAGAAACTGGCCTCCCGGCTCAAGTTTGCGGCTCTGCGCCAAGATGCCAGCGTCGAGGATCTGGACCTGCGCAGCCCACGTGGTCTTGACCGCAGTGTCATGGCGCATCTTGCCGATGGCGGCTGGATCGCCCGGCACGAGAACCTGCTGATAACCGGGCCGACCGGTTTGGGCAAAAGCTGGATCGCCTGCGCCCTTGGCCACAAGGCGTGCCGGGATGGGCGGCCCGTCCTCTATCAACGTGCGCCGCGCATGTTCGAGGCCCTTGCTCTGGCCCGTGGCGATGGCCGCCATGAACGCATCCTCAAAACCATCGCCCGCATGGATGTGCTGATCATTGACGATTGGGGCCTCGCCGTCCTCACCGCCCCGGAGCGCCGTGACCTGCTGGAAATCCTCGAAGACCGCCACGGCCGCGCTTCCACCATCGTCACAAGCCAACTCCCCGTTGACCAGTGGCACGAAGCCATCGGCGACCCAACGCTCGCAGATGCCATCCTCGACCGCCTCGTTCACAACGCACACCGCCTCACCCTCTCAGGTGAAAGCCTGCGCAGGCGCTCCGCCGTCACAAAAAAGCTTGACCAAATCGTTCAAGCCTGA
- the istA gene encoding IS21 family transposase, with product MPTGRLNMRRIRDVLRLKLGQGLSERSIAASLGLSKGSVGSYTQRARHAGLTWPLPEGIDDDSLELLLFPAPPTVPDAERLVPDWAEIDRELRRPGVTRMLLWEEYRAAHPGGFAYTWFCTHYEAWKGRVRPTMRQTHVGGEKVFVDFAGDTIDVIDPTTGEARAMKLFVAAMGASNHTYAEAVASEGLEDWILAHIRMFAFLGGVPKAVVPDNLKSAVIKADRFDPGLNRTYAEMAAHYGTAVLPARPRKPRDKAKVEVAVQVAQRWILARLRNHRFFSLAELNVAIRRLLDELNMRVMRGYGASRADLFATLDRPNLQPLPPEPYVFARWKRARVAPDYHVEVDSSWYSVPFALIKQEVDVRTSGQTVEIFHRGQRVASHVRTPGRRSHVTVADHMPSAHRRFAEWTPARMLAQATKTGPAVAAFCEMVMADRPHPEQGFRTCLGVLALVKTYGPERVDAACQRGVTIRARTVTSIRSILKTGLDRAFLEGSEEVAPLQHANIRGGSYYH from the coding sequence ATGCCGACAGGACGATTGAACATGCGCCGGATACGAGATGTTTTGCGATTGAAGCTTGGGCAAGGCCTGAGCGAGCGGTCCATTGCCGCTTCCCTCGGTCTGAGCAAGGGGAGCGTCGGAAGCTACACCCAACGGGCGCGTCATGCCGGGCTCACGTGGCCCTTGCCGGAGGGGATCGATGACGACAGCCTTGAACTTCTTTTGTTTCCAGCCCCGCCCACGGTGCCGGACGCGGAGCGGCTTGTGCCCGACTGGGCGGAGATTGACCGCGAGTTGCGCCGCCCTGGGGTGACGCGGATGCTGCTCTGGGAAGAATACCGTGCCGCGCACCCCGGGGGTTTTGCCTATACTTGGTTTTGCACGCATTACGAGGCTTGGAAGGGTCGGGTGCGCCCGACGATGCGCCAGACACATGTGGGCGGCGAGAAGGTGTTCGTCGACTTTGCCGGCGACACCATCGACGTGATCGACCCCACGACCGGCGAAGCGCGGGCCATGAAGCTGTTCGTGGCGGCAATGGGGGCATCGAATCACACCTATGCCGAGGCGGTGGCATCGGAGGGGTTGGAAGATTGGATCCTCGCGCATATCCGGATGTTCGCCTTTCTGGGCGGCGTGCCAAAGGCGGTGGTTCCGGACAATCTGAAGTCCGCCGTGATCAAGGCAGACCGGTTTGATCCGGGGCTGAACCGGACCTATGCCGAGATGGCGGCGCATTATGGCACCGCCGTTCTGCCCGCCCGGCCGCGCAAACCCCGGGACAAGGCGAAGGTGGAAGTGGCTGTCCAAGTGGCACAACGCTGGATTCTGGCGCGGCTGCGGAACCACCGGTTCTTCTCATTGGCCGAGTTGAACGTGGCGATCCGGCGGCTGCTGGACGAGTTGAACATGCGCGTGATGCGCGGCTATGGCGCCAGCCGCGCCGATCTGTTTGCCACTTTGGATCGGCCCAATCTTCAGCCCCTACCGCCCGAACCTTATGTCTTCGCCCGCTGGAAGCGCGCCCGCGTGGCACCCGACTATCACGTTGAGGTCGACAGCTCATGGTATTCCGTGCCCTTCGCGCTGATCAAACAAGAGGTCGATGTTCGCACAAGCGGCCAGACGGTCGAGATATTCCATCGTGGTCAGAGGGTTGCGAGCCACGTGCGCACCCCGGGGCGGCGCAGCCATGTCACCGTGGCCGACCATATGCCATCGGCCCATCGTCGCTTTGCCGAATGGACCCCGGCCAGAATGCTGGCGCAGGCAACCAAGACCGGCCCCGCCGTCGCCGCCTTTTGCGAGATGGTGATGGCTGACCGCCCCCATCCTGAACAGGGGTTCCGCACCTGCCTGGGTGTGCTGGCCTTGGTCAAAACCTATGGGCCGGAGCGCGTTGATGCGGCCTGCCAGCGGGGTGTGACCATCCGGGCCCGCACCGTCACCTCCATTCGTTCGATCCTCAAGACCGGCCTCGATCGCGCCTTCCTGGAAGGCTCCGAAGAGGTCGCCCCCCTCCAGCACGCCAACATTCGTGGCGGCAGCTATTACCATTGA
- a CDS encoding WYL domain-containing protein — MTALKWGVERRLEFIEFRLFWEGGVNRSDIINRFGVSVPQASKDLTHYQEIAPDNARYDKSARRYVAGAGFVPVFLNPDPDGYLTQLRQRAEGLVTDAESWLALPPATDVALTPRRAVDGLVLRAVLQALREGAAVDMLYQSMNAAHPEPVWRQVAPHAFGHDGFRWHARGWCHETQRFKDFLLSRILDVGAQSRAERAGAEDAMWHDMHDLAIIPHPGLSPAQAAVVARDYGMTKGRAILPVRKAMLFYVLRRLGLLEDARAKDPRVQHIVAEEPVGTATALAEASS; from the coding sequence ATGACAGCGCTGAAATGGGGGGTAGAGAGGCGACTCGAATTCATCGAGTTCCGCCTCTTTTGGGAGGGCGGGGTGAACCGGTCCGACATCATCAACCGCTTCGGCGTATCGGTGCCGCAAGCGTCGAAGGATCTGACGCACTATCAAGAGATTGCGCCCGACAATGCCCGCTATGACAAAAGCGCACGTCGCTATGTGGCGGGGGCCGGCTTTGTGCCGGTTTTCCTCAATCCCGACCCTGACGGATACTTGACACAGTTGCGCCAGAGGGCTGAAGGGCTGGTGACAGACGCAGAAAGCTGGCTGGCTTTGCCGCCTGCAACCGATGTGGCGCTGACCCCGCGCCGCGCTGTCGACGGCTTGGTTCTGCGCGCGGTGCTTCAGGCGCTGCGCGAGGGTGCGGCCGTCGATATGCTTTACCAATCCATGAACGCCGCCCACCCAGAGCCGGTCTGGCGCCAGGTCGCGCCGCATGCCTTCGGCCATGACGGGTTCCGCTGGCATGCGCGCGGCTGGTGCCACGAGACGCAGCGGTTCAAGGACTTTCTTCTGTCGCGCATCCTTGATGTGGGCGCTCAAAGCCGGGCAGAGCGGGCGGGTGCAGAAGATGCGATGTGGCACGACATGCACGATCTTGCCATCATCCCGCACCCCGGCCTTTCGCCGGCACAAGCGGCGGTGGTTGCGCGCGACTACGGAATGACAAAAGGGCGCGCGATCCTGCCGGTGCGCAAGGCGATGCTGTTCTATGTCCTGCGTCGCCTCGGACTTTTGGAAGACGCCCGCGCCAAGGACCCCCGTGTTCAGCACATTGTGGCCGAGGAACCGGTCGGCACGGCAACCGCTCTTGCCGAGGCAAGTTCGTAA